Sequence from the bacterium genome:
TTCGATCAACACCAAGCCGAACGCCTCGGCGTGCGAGGGAAAAACAAACACATCGAGCGCGGCAAGCAGACGGGCGACGTCTTGGCGAAAGCCGAGGCAGATGGTCACCTCCTGCAAGCCCGCAGCGGCGATGCGATCAAGGATGAGCCGGGCTTCTTCTTCTTCGCCCCGGCTCGGTCCGCCGATCAACACAAAACGGGCGTGCGGCAGCCGGGACCGCAGACGGCGTGCCATCTCCAGGAACTCCAGATAGCCCTTGCTGATTTGCAGCCGGCCGACGATGCCGAAAACCAGATGCGCGGCGGACACGCCCAATTCCGCGCGCACCGCATCCGCCTCAAAACGTTCCGGGGAAAATTCCTGCAGATCGACCCCGTGGTGAATGACGCCGACTTTGCCGGCGGAGACAGGATGGGTCGCCAACAGATTGCGCCGAATGACTTCGGAGATGGCGATGAGGTAATCGACGCGGCGATAAAGATAGCGATGTAAAAGATCGCGTTTGGGCTTTTGCGTCCCGATGTGCTTGGTTAAGACCAGGGGAATTTGCGGCACGCCGGGATGCGACAGCGCCGGAACCAATGTCCACAGGTCGCGAGAATAGTGGGCGTGGATGACCTCCGGCTGTTCTTTCAGCAAGAGTTTTGCTAGCTTGAGAAGCGCTCGAGGATGGAAATATCCTCCCAGGCTCAAATCGTGCGGTTGGAAACCGCGCTTCTGGAAATCGGCATAGAGTGGAGAGCCGGGTCTACACAACGGCAGAATCTTGTGCCCGCGGTTCGCCAGATGCTGAGATAGATAGCTGACATGCATCTCCATACCTCCCCACGACGGTGAGGTACAGATCTGCAGGATTTGCGCCATGATGGAAACGAGCTAAGTCCTTGTTCTCGCGCCTACCTATCTTTTTTGCAGGGCGCAAGATAAACCATCGACCTTCAAAAAGCAAGCACTATTTGTACAGGTCGTGCGCGCGAATGTAACCTCGGACCACCTCGGGAACCAGGTAGCGTATCGATCTGTTATTTTTAACCTTGAGACGGATGGCAGTAGACGAAATTCCGATCAGATTGCCGCTGAGTTGATGATCGGCTTGAGTCAACGCTGCGGCCTCGGATTCCGATTGTTTTTCGGGGCGAGGATAAACCGCCAACTGCGCGAGGCTGCGGATCGCCTCAGGTTCACGCCACTTGTGAAATTCCGACAGACTGTCAGCGCCAATGATCAAATGGAATTGCGCACCGGCATATTCCGGCCGGCGACTCAGGAGGCGGAGAGTCTCAACGGTGTAAGAAGGCCCGGGCCTCTCCAGTTCCACGGTCGAGACTTCAAAGCGAGGATTGCCGGCAACAGCAGCACGCAACATCGCCAGGCGATGCGCGACCGCGGTGAGTTGCACGGCGTTCTTGTGGGGAGGCTGCGGCGCAAGCACAAATAGGACGCGCTCGAGCTGCAGCTCTTCGCTTGCGCTTTCTGCAATGATGAGATGGCCGTAGTGCACCGGATCAAACGTGCCGCCCAAAATGCCGACTCGCATGCGCTTCTCTAATTCCTGGCCTGGCCGTTCGTGGCAAGTTTGTCTTCCAGCATTTTGAGCA
This genomic interval carries:
- the nadD gene encoding nicotinate-nucleotide adenylyltransferase, translating into MRVGILGGTFDPVHYGHLIIAESASEELQLERVLFVLAPQPPHKNAVQLTAVAHRLAMLRAAVAGNPRFEVSTVELERPGPSYTVETLRLLSRRPEYAGAQFHLIIGADSLSEFHKWREPEAIRSLAQLAVYPRPEKQSESEAAALTQADHQLSGNLIGISSTAIRLKVKNNRSIRYLVPEVVRGYIRAHDLYK
- a CDS encoding glycosyltransferase family 4 protein, with amino-acid sequence MHVSYLSQHLANRGHKILPLCRPGSPLYADFQKRGFQPHDLSLGGYFHPRALLKLAKLLLKEQPEVIHAHYSRDLWTLVPALSHPGVPQIPLVLTKHIGTQKPKRDLLHRYLYRRVDYLIAISEVIRRNLLATHPVSAGKVGVIHHGVDLQEFSPERFEADAVRAELGVSAAHLVFGIVGRLQISKGYLEFLEMARRLRSRLPHARFVLIGGPSRGEEEEARLILDRIAAAGLQEVTICLGFRQDVARLLAALDVFVFPSHAEAFGLVLIEAMAMGKAVISSNCDGVLDIVKPGQTGLLVPPKDVEALTQAALQLAEDAPLRRRLGAAAERHAAESFSLPKMLAATEAVYHQLAGETASMTADAGAAICYS